From one Diachasmimorpha longicaudata isolate KC_UGA_2023 chromosome 8, iyDiaLong2, whole genome shotgun sequence genomic stretch:
- the LOC135165252 gene encoding glutamate receptor ionotropic, kainate 2 isoform X3, translating to MWVITRIFFLLIITHIHALPDIIRIGGLFHPVDDKQAVAFRYAVEKINAIRDILPRSRLSAQIEQILPQDSFHASKRVCYLLNTGVAAIFGPQSAHTASHVQSICDTMEIPHLETRWDYRFRKESCLVNLYPHPTTLSKAYVDLVKAWGWKSFTIIYESNEGLVRLQELLKAHGPSDFPIAVRQLTEGDDYRPLLKQIKNSAESHIVLDCSTEKIHEVLKQAQQIGMMSDYHSYLITSLDLHSVDLEEFKYGGTNITAFRLLDPEKPEIQNTILEWIYGEQRYGRHLQLGQGTNKNNITTLKTEIALMYDAVHLFAEALHVLDSSQQIDIKQLSCDSSDTWSHGYSLVNYMKIVEMTGLTGLIKFDHQGFRSDFMLDIIELNSKEGLKKIGTWNSTEGVNFTRTFGDVYTQIVESLQNKTFIVTTILSAPYCMLKDSSEKLQGNAQYEGYSIDLIHEISKILGFNYTFRLVPDKKYGSYNKETKEWDGMIKELLDQKADLAIADLTITYDREQAVDFTMPFMNLGISILYRKPIKKPPNLFSFLSPLSLDVWIYMVTAYLGVSILLFILARFSPYEWENSHTCSAQFEACENEFTLLNSLWFTIGSLMQQGSDIAPKAVSTRMVAGMWWFFTLIMISSYTANLAAFLTVERMESPIESAEDLAKQTKIKYGALAGGSTAAFFRDSNFSTYQRMWSFMKSAKPGVFTKNNVEGVEWVAKGRGSYAFLMESTSIEYVIERNCELTRVGTELDSKGYGIAMPPNSPYRTAISSAILKLQEEGKLHILKTRWWKEKRGGGKCREDNQKGGSTANELGLANVGGVFVVLMGGMGIACVIAVCEFVWKSRKVAVEERKQKSSGKPICEGFTDLH from the exons ATGTGGGTCATCACGAGAATCTTCTTCTTGCTGATCATCACTCATATTCATGCCCTCCCTGACATCATCAGGATCG GAGGCCTATTCCATCCAGTGGATGATAAACAAGCCGTTGCATTTCGTTATGCCGTCGAGAAAATCAATGCAATTAGGGATATTCTACCTCGATCGAGACTCAGCGCTCAGATTGAGCAAATTTTACCTCAGGACAGTTTCCACGCATCGAAAAGAG TATGTTACCTGTTGAACACTGGTGTTGCGGCAATTTTTGGCCCACAAAGTGCTCATACAGCGTCCCATGTGCAAAGCATCTGTGATACCATGGAGATACCGCACTTGGAGACGCGCTGGGACTACAGGTTTAGGAAGGAAAGCTGCCTAGTCAATTTGTATCCACATCCCACAACATTGTCCAAG GCCTATGTTGATCTCGTCAAGGCCTGGGGATGGAAAAGCTTCACAATAATCTACGAAAGCAACGAGGGGTTGGTGAGGCTACAAGAGCTTCTGAAGGCTCATGGACCCAGTGACTTTCCAATCGCAGTTCGGCAGCTTACCGAGGGTGACGATTATCG GCCGTTACTGAAGCAAATAAAGAATTCAGCAGAATCACATATCGTACTGGATTgttcaacagaaaaaattcacgaaGTACTGAAACAGGCCCAACAAATTGGCATGATGAGCGACTACCACAGCTATCTTATTACCTCACTG gaccTACATAGTGTAGATCTCGAGGAATTTAAATATGGAGGGACAAATATCACTGCCTTTCGATTATTGGATCCCGAAAAGCCGGAGATACAGAATACTATTCTAGAATGGATCTATGGCGAACAGAGATATGGCCGTCATTTGCAGTTGGGCCAAGGAACCAATaag AACAATATCACAACTCTCAAG aCTGAAATAGCTTTGATGTACGATGCTGTGCACCTGTTTGCCGAAGCCCTCCACGTATTGGATTCATCCCAGCAAATAGACATCAAACAACTGTCCTGTGACTCCAGTGATACATGGTCACATGGTTACTCACTCGTCAATTACATGAAAATC gtgGAAATGACGGGACTAACGGGACTGATAAAATTCGATCATCAGGGGTTCAGATCGGACTTCATGCTTGATATAATTGAGCTCAATAGCAAAGAGGGATTGAAGAAAATAGGCACGTGGAATAGCACTGAAGGTGTGAATTTCACTCGTACTTTTGGTGATGTTTATACCCAAATTGTGGAAAGTCTGCAGAATAAGACTTTTATCGTCACAACGATTCTG AGTGCACCGTACTGTATGCTCAAAGACTCGAGCGAAAAACTTCAAGGGAATGCACAATATGAAGGATATAGTATCGATCTCATTCATGAGATTTCGAAAATATTgggattcaattatacatttcGCCTCGTGccggataaaaaatatggatctTACAACAAAGAAACTAAAGAATGGGATGGCATGATAAAGGAACTATTGGACCAAAAAGCTGATCTGGCTATTGCCGATCTAACTATTACGTACGATCGCGAACAAGCCGTTGATTTTACAATGCCTTTCATGAATCTCG ggATAAGTATACTGTACCGAAAACCCATCAAGAAGCCCCCAaatcttttttcatttctgagCCCACTGAGTCTTGATGTTTGGATTTACATGGTGACAGCTTATCTTGGGGTATCCATTCTCCTTTTCATCCTCGCCAG GTTCAGTCCATATGAGTGGGAGAATTCCCATACTTGCAGCGCACAATTTGAGGCCTGCGAGAACGAGTTCACTCTTCTCAATTCGCTCTGGTTCACCATAGGCTCACTCATGCAGCAAGGCTCTGATATAGCACCGAA AGCAGTGTCAACACGGATGGTGGCCGGTATGTGGTGGTTCTTCACTCTTATCATGATTTCATCGTACACAGCAAATCTCGCTGCATTTCTCActgttgagagaatggaatCGCCGATTGAAAGTGCTGAGGATCTTGCTAAACAGACGAAAATAAAGTATGGGGCATTAGCTGGGGGTAGCACGGCCGCATTTTTTCGG GACTCCAATTTTTCAACGTATCAACGTATGTGGTCCTTCATGAAATCTGCCAAACCAGGTGTATTCACAAAGAATAACGTGGAAGGGGTGGAGTGGGTTGCAAAAGGCCGGGGTAGTTATGCCTTCCTGATGGAATCCACATCGATAGAGTACGTAATTGAGAGAAACTGCGAATTAACTCGCGTTGGAACGGAACTTGATTCCAAAGGATATGGAATTGCGATGCCCCCAA ATTCCCCGTACAGAACTGCCATCAGCAGTGCCATTTTAAAACTTCAAGAGGAAGGGAAATTGCACATATTGAAGACACGATGGTGGAAGGAGAAACGGGGTGGAGGTAAATGCCGA GAGGATAACCAGAAAGGGGGTTCCACTGCAAATGAACTGGGTTTAGCAAATGTTGGTGGCGTTTTCGTTGTACTGATGGGTGGTATGGGAATAGCCTGCGTTATAGCTGTATGTGAATTCGTATGGAAAAGCCGAAAAGTAGCTGTTGAAGAGAGA AAACAGAAATCTTCAGGAAAACCAATCTGCGAGGGTTTCACCGATCTTCACTAA
- the LOC135165252 gene encoding glutamate receptor ionotropic, kainate 2 isoform X4 has protein sequence MWVITRIFFLLIITHIHALPDIIRIGGLFHPVDDKQAVAFRYAVEKINAIRDILPRSRLSAQIEQILPQDSFHASKRVCYLLNTGVAAIFGPQSAHTASHVQSICDTMEIPHLETRWDYRFRKESCLVNLYPHPTTLSKAYVDLVKAWGWKSFTIIYESNEGLVRLQELLKAHGPSDFPIAVRQLTEGDDYRPLLKQIKNSAESHIVLDCSTEKIHEVLKQAQQIGMMSDYHSYLITSLDLHSVDLEEFKYGGTNITAFRLLDPEKPEIQNTILEWIYGEQRYGRHLQLGQGTNKNNITTLKTEIALMYDAVHLFAEALHVLDSSQQIDIKQLSCDSSDTWSHGYSLVNYMKIVEMTGLTGLIKFDHQGFRSDFMLDIIELNSKEGLKKIGTWNSTEGVNFTRTFGDVYTQIVESLQNKTFIVTTILSAPYCMLKDSSEKLQGNAQYEGYSIDLIHEISKILGFNYTFRLVPDKKYGSYNKETKEWDGMIKELLDQKADLAIADLTITYDREQAVDFTMPFMNLGISILYRKPIKKPPNLFSFLSPLSLDVWIYMVTAYLGVSILLFILARFSPYEWENSHTCSAQFEACENEFTLLNSLWFTIGSLMQQGSDIAPKAVSTRMVAGMWWFFTLIMISSYTANLAAFLTVERMESPIESAEDLAKQTKIKYGALAGGSTAAFFRDSNFSTYQRMWSFMKSAKPGVFTKNNVEGVEWVAKGRGSYAFLMESTSIEYVIERNCELTRVGTELDSKGYGIAMPPNSPYRTAISSAILKLQEEGKLHILKTRWWKEKRGGGKCREDNQKGGSTANELGLANVGGVFVVLMGGMGIACVIAVCEFVWKSRKVAVEERILY, from the exons ATGTGGGTCATCACGAGAATCTTCTTCTTGCTGATCATCACTCATATTCATGCCCTCCCTGACATCATCAGGATCG GAGGCCTATTCCATCCAGTGGATGATAAACAAGCCGTTGCATTTCGTTATGCCGTCGAGAAAATCAATGCAATTAGGGATATTCTACCTCGATCGAGACTCAGCGCTCAGATTGAGCAAATTTTACCTCAGGACAGTTTCCACGCATCGAAAAGAG TATGTTACCTGTTGAACACTGGTGTTGCGGCAATTTTTGGCCCACAAAGTGCTCATACAGCGTCCCATGTGCAAAGCATCTGTGATACCATGGAGATACCGCACTTGGAGACGCGCTGGGACTACAGGTTTAGGAAGGAAAGCTGCCTAGTCAATTTGTATCCACATCCCACAACATTGTCCAAG GCCTATGTTGATCTCGTCAAGGCCTGGGGATGGAAAAGCTTCACAATAATCTACGAAAGCAACGAGGGGTTGGTGAGGCTACAAGAGCTTCTGAAGGCTCATGGACCCAGTGACTTTCCAATCGCAGTTCGGCAGCTTACCGAGGGTGACGATTATCG GCCGTTACTGAAGCAAATAAAGAATTCAGCAGAATCACATATCGTACTGGATTgttcaacagaaaaaattcacgaaGTACTGAAACAGGCCCAACAAATTGGCATGATGAGCGACTACCACAGCTATCTTATTACCTCACTG gaccTACATAGTGTAGATCTCGAGGAATTTAAATATGGAGGGACAAATATCACTGCCTTTCGATTATTGGATCCCGAAAAGCCGGAGATACAGAATACTATTCTAGAATGGATCTATGGCGAACAGAGATATGGCCGTCATTTGCAGTTGGGCCAAGGAACCAATaag AACAATATCACAACTCTCAAG aCTGAAATAGCTTTGATGTACGATGCTGTGCACCTGTTTGCCGAAGCCCTCCACGTATTGGATTCATCCCAGCAAATAGACATCAAACAACTGTCCTGTGACTCCAGTGATACATGGTCACATGGTTACTCACTCGTCAATTACATGAAAATC gtgGAAATGACGGGACTAACGGGACTGATAAAATTCGATCATCAGGGGTTCAGATCGGACTTCATGCTTGATATAATTGAGCTCAATAGCAAAGAGGGATTGAAGAAAATAGGCACGTGGAATAGCACTGAAGGTGTGAATTTCACTCGTACTTTTGGTGATGTTTATACCCAAATTGTGGAAAGTCTGCAGAATAAGACTTTTATCGTCACAACGATTCTG AGTGCACCGTACTGTATGCTCAAAGACTCGAGCGAAAAACTTCAAGGGAATGCACAATATGAAGGATATAGTATCGATCTCATTCATGAGATTTCGAAAATATTgggattcaattatacatttcGCCTCGTGccggataaaaaatatggatctTACAACAAAGAAACTAAAGAATGGGATGGCATGATAAAGGAACTATTGGACCAAAAAGCTGATCTGGCTATTGCCGATCTAACTATTACGTACGATCGCGAACAAGCCGTTGATTTTACAATGCCTTTCATGAATCTCG ggATAAGTATACTGTACCGAAAACCCATCAAGAAGCCCCCAaatcttttttcatttctgagCCCACTGAGTCTTGATGTTTGGATTTACATGGTGACAGCTTATCTTGGGGTATCCATTCTCCTTTTCATCCTCGCCAG GTTCAGTCCATATGAGTGGGAGAATTCCCATACTTGCAGCGCACAATTTGAGGCCTGCGAGAACGAGTTCACTCTTCTCAATTCGCTCTGGTTCACCATAGGCTCACTCATGCAGCAAGGCTCTGATATAGCACCGAA AGCAGTGTCAACACGGATGGTGGCCGGTATGTGGTGGTTCTTCACTCTTATCATGATTTCATCGTACACAGCAAATCTCGCTGCATTTCTCActgttgagagaatggaatCGCCGATTGAAAGTGCTGAGGATCTTGCTAAACAGACGAAAATAAAGTATGGGGCATTAGCTGGGGGTAGCACGGCCGCATTTTTTCGG GACTCCAATTTTTCAACGTATCAACGTATGTGGTCCTTCATGAAATCTGCCAAACCAGGTGTATTCACAAAGAATAACGTGGAAGGGGTGGAGTGGGTTGCAAAAGGCCGGGGTAGTTATGCCTTCCTGATGGAATCCACATCGATAGAGTACGTAATTGAGAGAAACTGCGAATTAACTCGCGTTGGAACGGAACTTGATTCCAAAGGATATGGAATTGCGATGCCCCCAA ATTCCCCGTACAGAACTGCCATCAGCAGTGCCATTTTAAAACTTCAAGAGGAAGGGAAATTGCACATATTGAAGACACGATGGTGGAAGGAGAAACGGGGTGGAGGTAAATGCCGA GAGGATAACCAGAAAGGGGGTTCCACTGCAAATGAACTGGGTTTAGCAAATGTTGGTGGCGTTTTCGTTGTACTGATGGGTGGTATGGGAATAGCCTGCGTTATAGCTGTATGTGAATTCGTATGGAAAAGCCGAAAAGTAGCTGTTGAAGAGAGA ATTTTGTATTGA
- the LOC135165252 gene encoding glutamate receptor ionotropic, kainate 1 isoform X2, translating to MWVITRIFFLLIITHIHALPDIIRIGGLFHPVDDKQAVAFRYAVEKINAIRDILPRSRLSAQIEQILPQDSFHASKRVCYLLNTGVAAIFGPQSAHTASHVQSICDTMEIPHLETRWDYRFRKESCLVNLYPHPTTLSKAYVDLVKAWGWKSFTIIYESNEGLVRLQELLKAHGPSDFPIAVRQLTEGDDYRPLLKQIKNSAESHIVLDCSTEKIHEVLKQAQQIGMMSDYHSYLITSLDLHSVDLEEFKYGGTNITAFRLLDPEKPEIQNTILEWIYGEQRYGRHLQLGQGTNKNNITTLKTEIALMYDAVHLFAEALHVLDSSQQIDIKQLSCDSSDTWSHGYSLVNYMKIVEMTGLTGLIKFDHQGFRSDFMLDIIELNSKEGLKKIGTWNSTEGVNFTRTFGDVYTQIVESLQNKTFIVTTILSAPYCMLKDSSEKLQGNAQYEGYSIDLIHEISKILGFNYTFRLVPDKKYGSYNKETKEWDGMIKELLDQKADLAIADLTITYDREQAVDFTMPFMNLGISILYRKPIKKPPNLFSFLSPLSLDVWIYMVTAYLGVSILLFILARFTPYEWYKPRRCSKNCTHVENRFKLINCLWFTIGSLMRQGSDILPKAVSTRMVAGMWWFFTLIMISSYTANLAAFLTVERMESPIESAEDLAKQTKIKYGALAGGSTAAFFRDSNFSTYQRMWSFMKSAKPGVFTKNNVEGVEWVAKGRGSYAFLMESTSIEYVIERNCELTRVGTELDSKGYGIAMPPNSPYRTAISSAILKLQEEGKLHILKTRWWKEKRGGGKCREDNQKGGSTANELGLANVGGVFVVLMGGMGIACVIAVCEFVWKSRKVAVEERCTVSIFLSRVYRPDEILY from the exons ATGTGGGTCATCACGAGAATCTTCTTCTTGCTGATCATCACTCATATTCATGCCCTCCCTGACATCATCAGGATCG GAGGCCTATTCCATCCAGTGGATGATAAACAAGCCGTTGCATTTCGTTATGCCGTCGAGAAAATCAATGCAATTAGGGATATTCTACCTCGATCGAGACTCAGCGCTCAGATTGAGCAAATTTTACCTCAGGACAGTTTCCACGCATCGAAAAGAG TATGTTACCTGTTGAACACTGGTGTTGCGGCAATTTTTGGCCCACAAAGTGCTCATACAGCGTCCCATGTGCAAAGCATCTGTGATACCATGGAGATACCGCACTTGGAGACGCGCTGGGACTACAGGTTTAGGAAGGAAAGCTGCCTAGTCAATTTGTATCCACATCCCACAACATTGTCCAAG GCCTATGTTGATCTCGTCAAGGCCTGGGGATGGAAAAGCTTCACAATAATCTACGAAAGCAACGAGGGGTTGGTGAGGCTACAAGAGCTTCTGAAGGCTCATGGACCCAGTGACTTTCCAATCGCAGTTCGGCAGCTTACCGAGGGTGACGATTATCG GCCGTTACTGAAGCAAATAAAGAATTCAGCAGAATCACATATCGTACTGGATTgttcaacagaaaaaattcacgaaGTACTGAAACAGGCCCAACAAATTGGCATGATGAGCGACTACCACAGCTATCTTATTACCTCACTG gaccTACATAGTGTAGATCTCGAGGAATTTAAATATGGAGGGACAAATATCACTGCCTTTCGATTATTGGATCCCGAAAAGCCGGAGATACAGAATACTATTCTAGAATGGATCTATGGCGAACAGAGATATGGCCGTCATTTGCAGTTGGGCCAAGGAACCAATaag AACAATATCACAACTCTCAAG aCTGAAATAGCTTTGATGTACGATGCTGTGCACCTGTTTGCCGAAGCCCTCCACGTATTGGATTCATCCCAGCAAATAGACATCAAACAACTGTCCTGTGACTCCAGTGATACATGGTCACATGGTTACTCACTCGTCAATTACATGAAAATC gtgGAAATGACGGGACTAACGGGACTGATAAAATTCGATCATCAGGGGTTCAGATCGGACTTCATGCTTGATATAATTGAGCTCAATAGCAAAGAGGGATTGAAGAAAATAGGCACGTGGAATAGCACTGAAGGTGTGAATTTCACTCGTACTTTTGGTGATGTTTATACCCAAATTGTGGAAAGTCTGCAGAATAAGACTTTTATCGTCACAACGATTCTG AGTGCACCGTACTGTATGCTCAAAGACTCGAGCGAAAAACTTCAAGGGAATGCACAATATGAAGGATATAGTATCGATCTCATTCATGAGATTTCGAAAATATTgggattcaattatacatttcGCCTCGTGccggataaaaaatatggatctTACAACAAAGAAACTAAAGAATGGGATGGCATGATAAAGGAACTATTGGACCAAAAAGCTGATCTGGCTATTGCCGATCTAACTATTACGTACGATCGCGAACAAGCCGTTGATTTTACAATGCCTTTCATGAATCTCG ggATAAGTATACTGTACCGAAAACCCATCAAGAAGCCCCCAaatcttttttcatttctgagCCCACTGAGTCTTGATGTTTGGATTTACATGGTGACAGCTTATCTTGGGGTATCCATTCTCCTTTTCATCCTCGCCAG ATTCACACCCTACGAGTGGTATAAGCCCCGACGGTGCAGCAAAAATTGCACCCACGTAGAAAATCGTTTCAAGTTAATCAACTGTCTGTGGTTCACCATTGGCTCATTAATGCGCCAAGGTAGCGACATTTTACCCAA AGCAGTGTCAACACGGATGGTGGCCGGTATGTGGTGGTTCTTCACTCTTATCATGATTTCATCGTACACAGCAAATCTCGCTGCATTTCTCActgttgagagaatggaatCGCCGATTGAAAGTGCTGAGGATCTTGCTAAACAGACGAAAATAAAGTATGGGGCATTAGCTGGGGGTAGCACGGCCGCATTTTTTCGG GACTCCAATTTTTCAACGTATCAACGTATGTGGTCCTTCATGAAATCTGCCAAACCAGGTGTATTCACAAAGAATAACGTGGAAGGGGTGGAGTGGGTTGCAAAAGGCCGGGGTAGTTATGCCTTCCTGATGGAATCCACATCGATAGAGTACGTAATTGAGAGAAACTGCGAATTAACTCGCGTTGGAACGGAACTTGATTCCAAAGGATATGGAATTGCGATGCCCCCAA ATTCCCCGTACAGAACTGCCATCAGCAGTGCCATTTTAAAACTTCAAGAGGAAGGGAAATTGCACATATTGAAGACACGATGGTGGAAGGAGAAACGGGGTGGAGGTAAATGCCGA GAGGATAACCAGAAAGGGGGTTCCACTGCAAATGAACTGGGTTTAGCAAATGTTGGTGGCGTTTTCGTTGTACTGATGGGTGGTATGGGAATAGCCTGCGTTATAGCTGTATGTGAATTCGTATGGAAAAGCCGAAAAGTAGCTGTTGAAGAGAGA tgtaccGTTAGCATATTTCTCTCACGAGTATATCGCCCTGATGAGATTTTGTATTGA
- the LOC135165252 gene encoding glutamate receptor ionotropic, kainate 2 isoform X1: protein MWVITRIFFLLIITHIHALPDIIRIGGLFHPVDDKQAVAFRYAVEKINAIRDILPRSRLSAQIEQILPQDSFHASKRVCYLLNTGVAAIFGPQSAHTASHVQSICDTMEIPHLETRWDYRFRKESCLVNLYPHPTTLSKAYVDLVKAWGWKSFTIIYESNEGLVRLQELLKAHGPSDFPIAVRQLTEGDDYRPLLKQIKNSAESHIVLDCSTEKIHEVLKQAQQIGMMSDYHSYLITSLDLHSVDLEEFKYGGTNITAFRLLDPEKPEIQNTILEWIYGEQRYGRHLQLGQGTNKNNITTLKTEIALMYDAVHLFAEALHVLDSSQQIDIKQLSCDSSDTWSHGYSLVNYMKIVEMTGLTGLIKFDHQGFRSDFMLDIIELNSKEGLKKIGTWNSTEGVNFTRTFGDVYTQIVESLQNKTFIVTTILSAPYCMLKDSSEKLQGNAQYEGYSIDLIHEISKILGFNYTFRLVPDKKYGSYNKETKEWDGMIKELLDQKADLAIADLTITYDREQAVDFTMPFMNLGISILYRKPIKKPPNLFSFLSPLSLDVWIYMVTAYLGVSILLFILARFSPYEWENSHTCSAQFEACENEFTLLNSLWFTIGSLMQQGSDIAPKAVSTRMVAGMWWFFTLIMISSYTANLAAFLTVERMESPIESAEDLAKQTKIKYGALAGGSTAAFFRDSNFSTYQRMWSFMKSAKPGVFTKNNVEGVEWVAKGRGSYAFLMESTSIEYVIERNCELTRVGTELDSKGYGIAMPPNSPYRTAISSAILKLQEEGKLHILKTRWWKEKRGGGKCREDNQKGGSTANELGLANVGGVFVVLMGGMGIACVIAVCEFVWKSRKVAVEERCTVSIFLSRVYRPDEILY from the exons ATGTGGGTCATCACGAGAATCTTCTTCTTGCTGATCATCACTCATATTCATGCCCTCCCTGACATCATCAGGATCG GAGGCCTATTCCATCCAGTGGATGATAAACAAGCCGTTGCATTTCGTTATGCCGTCGAGAAAATCAATGCAATTAGGGATATTCTACCTCGATCGAGACTCAGCGCTCAGATTGAGCAAATTTTACCTCAGGACAGTTTCCACGCATCGAAAAGAG TATGTTACCTGTTGAACACTGGTGTTGCGGCAATTTTTGGCCCACAAAGTGCTCATACAGCGTCCCATGTGCAAAGCATCTGTGATACCATGGAGATACCGCACTTGGAGACGCGCTGGGACTACAGGTTTAGGAAGGAAAGCTGCCTAGTCAATTTGTATCCACATCCCACAACATTGTCCAAG GCCTATGTTGATCTCGTCAAGGCCTGGGGATGGAAAAGCTTCACAATAATCTACGAAAGCAACGAGGGGTTGGTGAGGCTACAAGAGCTTCTGAAGGCTCATGGACCCAGTGACTTTCCAATCGCAGTTCGGCAGCTTACCGAGGGTGACGATTATCG GCCGTTACTGAAGCAAATAAAGAATTCAGCAGAATCACATATCGTACTGGATTgttcaacagaaaaaattcacgaaGTACTGAAACAGGCCCAACAAATTGGCATGATGAGCGACTACCACAGCTATCTTATTACCTCACTG gaccTACATAGTGTAGATCTCGAGGAATTTAAATATGGAGGGACAAATATCACTGCCTTTCGATTATTGGATCCCGAAAAGCCGGAGATACAGAATACTATTCTAGAATGGATCTATGGCGAACAGAGATATGGCCGTCATTTGCAGTTGGGCCAAGGAACCAATaag AACAATATCACAACTCTCAAG aCTGAAATAGCTTTGATGTACGATGCTGTGCACCTGTTTGCCGAAGCCCTCCACGTATTGGATTCATCCCAGCAAATAGACATCAAACAACTGTCCTGTGACTCCAGTGATACATGGTCACATGGTTACTCACTCGTCAATTACATGAAAATC gtgGAAATGACGGGACTAACGGGACTGATAAAATTCGATCATCAGGGGTTCAGATCGGACTTCATGCTTGATATAATTGAGCTCAATAGCAAAGAGGGATTGAAGAAAATAGGCACGTGGAATAGCACTGAAGGTGTGAATTTCACTCGTACTTTTGGTGATGTTTATACCCAAATTGTGGAAAGTCTGCAGAATAAGACTTTTATCGTCACAACGATTCTG AGTGCACCGTACTGTATGCTCAAAGACTCGAGCGAAAAACTTCAAGGGAATGCACAATATGAAGGATATAGTATCGATCTCATTCATGAGATTTCGAAAATATTgggattcaattatacatttcGCCTCGTGccggataaaaaatatggatctTACAACAAAGAAACTAAAGAATGGGATGGCATGATAAAGGAACTATTGGACCAAAAAGCTGATCTGGCTATTGCCGATCTAACTATTACGTACGATCGCGAACAAGCCGTTGATTTTACAATGCCTTTCATGAATCTCG ggATAAGTATACTGTACCGAAAACCCATCAAGAAGCCCCCAaatcttttttcatttctgagCCCACTGAGTCTTGATGTTTGGATTTACATGGTGACAGCTTATCTTGGGGTATCCATTCTCCTTTTCATCCTCGCCAG GTTCAGTCCATATGAGTGGGAGAATTCCCATACTTGCAGCGCACAATTTGAGGCCTGCGAGAACGAGTTCACTCTTCTCAATTCGCTCTGGTTCACCATAGGCTCACTCATGCAGCAAGGCTCTGATATAGCACCGAA AGCAGTGTCAACACGGATGGTGGCCGGTATGTGGTGGTTCTTCACTCTTATCATGATTTCATCGTACACAGCAAATCTCGCTGCATTTCTCActgttgagagaatggaatCGCCGATTGAAAGTGCTGAGGATCTTGCTAAACAGACGAAAATAAAGTATGGGGCATTAGCTGGGGGTAGCACGGCCGCATTTTTTCGG GACTCCAATTTTTCAACGTATCAACGTATGTGGTCCTTCATGAAATCTGCCAAACCAGGTGTATTCACAAAGAATAACGTGGAAGGGGTGGAGTGGGTTGCAAAAGGCCGGGGTAGTTATGCCTTCCTGATGGAATCCACATCGATAGAGTACGTAATTGAGAGAAACTGCGAATTAACTCGCGTTGGAACGGAACTTGATTCCAAAGGATATGGAATTGCGATGCCCCCAA ATTCCCCGTACAGAACTGCCATCAGCAGTGCCATTTTAAAACTTCAAGAGGAAGGGAAATTGCACATATTGAAGACACGATGGTGGAAGGAGAAACGGGGTGGAGGTAAATGCCGA GAGGATAACCAGAAAGGGGGTTCCACTGCAAATGAACTGGGTTTAGCAAATGTTGGTGGCGTTTTCGTTGTACTGATGGGTGGTATGGGAATAGCCTGCGTTATAGCTGTATGTGAATTCGTATGGAAAAGCCGAAAAGTAGCTGTTGAAGAGAGA tgtaccGTTAGCATATTTCTCTCACGAGTATATCGCCCTGATGAGATTTTGTATTGA